The proteins below are encoded in one region of Leucoraja erinacea ecotype New England chromosome 26, Leri_hhj_1, whole genome shotgun sequence:
- the LOC129709610 gene encoding golgin subfamily A member 6A-like, with amino-acid sequence MRTKVRDLTENHKGYLKILKTKHSAQLRKIREKHAQETSQKDQCCLQLHKDLQLLRPHAKFCAPLADQAIGSLNYFTERKIKELEEQVRLMKHEAERSEDRFMSMEASYMVKIKQIQEELDNVQLVPSQKLLLELKDVAEDFEEENEQLHQRVNWLRHVEAQNENLQAILEQYEEQQHEMQEQLEQVTKGATSQEKEELETLQQATQQERTEQDPSSCKNELAELRHGPLRVRPARRKYTISLESIEECEEALEIDPSEQVVVARKAKSRVNFFKRFFTARK; translated from the exons ATGCGAACTAAGGTCAGAGATCTGACGGAAAATCACAAGGGATATTTAAAAATTCTCAAAACAAAACACAGCGCTCAGCTCCGTAAAATCAGGGAGAAACATGCCCAAGAAACATCACAAAAAGATCAGTGCTGTTTACAACTTCACAAAGATCTCCAACTTTTAAGACCTCATGCCAAGTTCTGTGCACCACTTGCCGACCAAGCAATTGGTTCGTTAAATTATTTCACTGAACGGAAGATTAAAGAACTGGAAG AACAAGTGAGGCTTATGAAGCACGAGGCGGAAAGATCAGAGGACAGGTTCATGTCAATGGAAGCTTCATACATGGTGAAAATCAAACAGATTCAAGAGGAGCTGGACAATGTACAG CTTGTACCTTCTCAGAAGCTGCTGCTGGAGCTCAAAGATGTAGCAGAAGACTTTGAAGAGGAGAATGAACAGTTACACCAGAGAGTGAACTGGCTGCGACACGTCGAGGCACAAAATG AGAATCTTCAAGCAATATTGGAGCAATATGAGGAGCAACAACACGAAATGCAGGAACAATTAGAGCAGGTTACCAAGGGAGCAACTTCCCAG GAAAAGGAAGAACTGGAAACCCTTCAGCAAGCAACACAGCAGGAGCGCACAGAGCAAGATCCGTCCTCCTGCAAGAATGAATTGGCTGAGCTAAG ACATGGACCTCTTCGTGTCAGACCAGCGCGCAGGAAGTACACCATTAGTTTGGAATCAATCGAGGAATgtgaggaggctttggagatagACCCCAGTGAACAGGTGGTGGTGGCACGGAAG gcgaAGAGTCGAGTGAATTTCTTCAAGCGCTTCTTTACTGCTCGAAAATGA